A genome region from Flavobacterium sp. CFS9 includes the following:
- a CDS encoding phage protein Gp36 family protein encodes MFIDKEDLGSTIYDYQIDQITDGDNGKVDQACNAAIEEAKSYLTPNPDNKKWLDGRLLYDVENIFNKTGNDRHSLIVRQCSTMAKWYLAELCNADFIYEKAKDRYDRAVSWFTKVAEGKINVSSLPQLVRDDTTAGDKQPFEMGSRTKFNHDY; translated from the coding sequence ATGTTTATAGATAAAGAAGATTTAGGCAGTACGATTTATGACTACCAGATCGACCAGATTACCGATGGTGATAATGGAAAAGTAGATCAAGCCTGTAATGCAGCAATTGAAGAGGCCAAAAGTTATCTAACCCCTAACCCGGATAATAAAAAATGGCTCGACGGTAGGTTATTGTATGATGTAGAAAACATCTTTAATAAAACTGGAAATGACCGGCATTCGCTAATTGTACGCCAATGTAGTACGATGGCAAAATGGTATTTAGCGGAGCTATGCAATGCTGATTTCATCTATGAAAAAGCAAAAGACAGGTATGATAGAGCTGTGTCCTGGTTTACAAAAGTAGCTGAAGGAAAAATAAACGTTTCATCACTGCCTCAGCTTGTACGTGACGACACAACAGCAGGCGATAAACAACCATTTGAAATGGGTTCAAGAACAAAATTTAATCACGACTATTAA
- a CDS encoding phage minor head protein: protein MYNCGCDDCERKATVLNLGVSEKFKQLLNAGEKAFKHLHKRGNYRPEDLQTEKPYQKLIQSTFDVFDFAIKDNDMPEEMRKALQDDAFLFGSLKTNAQLFEASKLLLTKEGNLKPFSEVVKEFDDLNVKYNQNYLEAEYEFSVASSQAAAQWANLATGSRYNLQYRTAKDERVRASHQTLDDITLPKDDPFWNFFYPPNGWRCRCVAIEVLKGKYEESDSEKANVAGEKATTQEGKDGKNRLEIFRFNPGAQKVVFPPAHPYGKVKGAKTVKDNL from the coding sequence TTGTATAATTGCGGCTGTGATGATTGTGAGCGAAAAGCAACGGTTTTAAATTTAGGAGTTAGTGAAAAGTTTAAACAGCTTTTAAATGCCGGTGAAAAGGCATTTAAACACCTGCACAAAAGAGGAAACTACAGACCTGAAGATTTACAAACCGAAAAGCCATACCAAAAATTAATCCAGTCAACCTTTGACGTTTTTGATTTTGCTATAAAAGACAATGACATGCCCGAAGAAATGCGAAAAGCACTTCAGGACGATGCTTTTTTGTTCGGATCACTAAAAACCAATGCGCAACTTTTTGAAGCCTCTAAACTGTTGCTTACCAAAGAAGGTAATTTAAAACCTTTCTCTGAAGTAGTAAAAGAGTTTGATGATCTGAATGTAAAATACAATCAAAATTATCTCGAGGCTGAATATGAGTTTTCTGTAGCCAGTTCACAGGCAGCCGCACAATGGGCAAATCTGGCAACGGGATCAAGGTACAATTTACAATATCGTACCGCCAAAGATGAACGTGTAAGAGCTTCACATCAGACGTTGGATGATATTACGTTACCAAAAGATGATCCTTTTTGGAATTTTTTCTACCCCCCAAATGGATGGCGTTGCAGATGTGTGGCTATAGAGGTTCTGAAGGGAAAATATGAGGAAAGCGATTCTGAAAAAGCAAATGTAGCAGGGGAAAAAGCAACAACACAAGAGGGCAAAGATGGTAAAAACAGGTTAGAAATATTCCGGTTTAATCCTGGTGCACAAAAGGTAGTTTTCCCACCTGCACACCCATACGGAAAAGTTAAAGGAGCAAAAACAGTTAAAGACAATTTATGA
- a CDS encoding DUF935 family protein, with product MSIKTLWKEAFGKKVTSTELAAGKTSGSSGGHISKIIPKTVSQTRQDIKNYVDAQNAAQLEQDPKFYPIHNLYDNILRDLHLQSQVNNRMLKSLSRAFTIKNADGTTNEELTTALQNKGFVFQINKAILETIFRRHSLGEFEYKMVNNEPVLTFDTIARQNVDPVNGYIYYDYTDDKKVKYREQREYGSWLIEFGEKNTTLGLLDGCVPMVLFKRFANSCHSELCEIYGIPPRVMKTNTQDEVMVERAKQMMADMGTAAYFIIDDSETFEFAKGVTTNGEVYTTLKNFCNNEMSMGISGTVVGQDTKNGSNGKEKTSIGILEDLVDSDLSLIEQCWRDTVIPALQALGVLPAGVMYKYDATEDLDALWKMVVEAAKFLEIDPKWIEQKFGIKVIGTKKTEPATQLSLSMGEGFFV from the coding sequence ATGAGTATAAAAACACTTTGGAAAGAAGCCTTTGGAAAAAAGGTAACATCAACTGAATTGGCAGCAGGGAAAACTTCAGGTTCATCAGGTGGTCATATTTCAAAAATTATTCCCAAAACAGTATCACAGACCAGGCAAGATATAAAAAACTATGTTGATGCTCAGAATGCCGCACAGCTTGAGCAGGATCCTAAGTTTTATCCTATACATAATTTGTATGACAATATCCTACGCGATTTACATCTACAGTCACAGGTCAACAATAGAATGCTAAAATCATTATCCCGGGCATTTACAATTAAGAATGCTGACGGGACAACCAACGAAGAACTGACAACAGCCCTGCAAAATAAAGGATTTGTTTTTCAGATCAACAAAGCAATTTTAGAAACCATTTTCCGCCGGCATTCACTTGGAGAATTCGAGTATAAAATGGTAAACAATGAGCCAGTTTTAACTTTCGATACCATCGCCCGTCAAAACGTAGACCCGGTTAATGGATATATCTATTATGACTATACGGATGATAAAAAAGTAAAGTACAGGGAACAGAGAGAATATGGTTCCTGGCTTATTGAGTTTGGAGAAAAGAATACAACTCTTGGCTTACTTGATGGCTGCGTGCCAATGGTTTTGTTTAAACGTTTTGCGAACAGTTGTCACAGTGAACTATGTGAGATTTATGGTATTCCGCCTCGCGTGATGAAAACCAACACACAGGATGAGGTGATGGTTGAACGTGCCAAACAAATGATGGCTGATATGGGTACTGCGGCATATTTTATCATTGATGATTCAGAAACTTTTGAGTTCGCTAAAGGTGTTACTACAAATGGAGAAGTTTATACCACGCTTAAAAATTTCTGTAACAATGAAATGTCAATGGGTATTTCTGGAACCGTAGTTGGTCAGGACACCAAAAACGGATCAAACGGAAAGGAAAAAACTTCCATTGGTATTTTAGAAGATTTAGTTGATAGTGATCTTTCACTAATTGAGCAATGTTGGCGTGATACTGTTATACCTGCACTACAAGCTTTGGGAGTTTTACCGGCTGGTGTTATGTACAAATATGATGCAACTGAAGATTTAGACGCTTTGTGGAAAATGGTTGTTGAAGCTGCTAAGTTTTTAGAAATTGATCCGAAATGGATTGAACAAAAGTTCGGGATAAAAGTAATAGGAACTAAGAAAACAGAACCGGCAACACAGCTATCATTAAGCATGGGCGAAGGTTTTTTCGTTTAA
- a CDS encoding HK97 family phage prohead protease: MPKPVIKPFVFNDETIENTYGFSILTAGIDLKRFTKNPVMLSDHWNSNWNVIGKWFDVKKDKGLLHGMPDFDTDDSDTALIAGKVERGYINACSMGIIFDHENLKIIDDKVVLTKCELVEVSIVPVPSNANAVRLMHSDGKVMDEKEIQELSLSVIPGIKNPELNLNQDNMKKIVLSIATLMALGFDDQPADGLDASTVESKVLGLAKQVQKLTTENDSLKLAAKTAKEKQEAEAKLRISTKVDLAITKGQFKADQKEEMVNLGIASESALDTVIGSIPTKQNFSAGINVQTGNGGTEIKTMDEFEKLGHEQKLSFKEQNPEAYKKLFNQ; encoded by the coding sequence ATGCCAAAACCAGTAATTAAACCTTTTGTATTTAATGACGAAACAATTGAAAATACTTATGGTTTTTCAATTTTAACTGCCGGAATCGATTTAAAGCGATTTACAAAAAATCCGGTGATGCTTTCAGATCATTGGAACTCAAACTGGAATGTGATTGGAAAATGGTTTGATGTGAAAAAAGACAAGGGACTCTTACACGGAATGCCGGATTTCGATACGGATGACAGTGACACTGCCCTTATTGCCGGAAAGGTTGAACGTGGTTATATCAATGCCTGTTCAATGGGAATCATCTTTGACCACGAAAACCTTAAAATAATCGATGACAAAGTAGTTCTAACCAAATGCGAATTGGTAGAGGTTTCAATTGTTCCGGTTCCAAGTAATGCAAATGCTGTACGTCTAATGCACTCAGATGGTAAAGTAATGGATGAAAAGGAAATCCAAGAACTATCACTTTCTGTTATTCCTGGTATTAAAAATCCCGAATTAAATCTAAATCAAGACAATATGAAAAAAATCGTTTTAAGCATTGCCACACTTATGGCTTTGGGTTTTGATGATCAGCCAGCTGATGGTCTGGACGCATCTACAGTAGAATCCAAAGTTTTAGGACTGGCTAAGCAGGTTCAAAAGTTAACCACTGAAAACGACTCCTTGAAACTCGCTGCTAAAACAGCAAAAGAAAAACAGGAGGCCGAAGCCAAATTAAGAATCTCTACAAAAGTTGATTTGGCAATTACAAAAGGACAGTTTAAGGCTGATCAAAAAGAAGAAATGGTAAATCTGGGGATAGCTTCAGAAAGTGCACTTGATACCGTAATAGGTTCAATTCCCACAAAACAAAACTTCAGTGCAGGAATTAATGTACAGACAGGAAATGGTGGCACTGAAATTAAAACGATGGATGAGTTTGAGAAACTTGGCCATGAGCAAAAATTAAGCTTCAAGGAGCAAAACCCTGAAGCGTACAAAAAACTGTTTAATCAATAA